A region from the Gemmatimonadota bacterium genome encodes:
- a CDS encoding protein phosphatase 2C domain-containing protein, translated as MGRRYAVGARSDTGQARERNEDAFGLYMASPSAVDPAFDAVFVVADGLGGHSGGDEASRLVVESTQASALATEGHGVDAAPWLRRLLDEVHRTLLAEAGGGDRSQAMGSTATIAVLKGETLTLGHVGDTRCYRLRDGTLTQITEDHSWVAEQQRAGVLSPEEAAAYEHRNWLTQSLGVGERLEIATYQETLQVGDRYLLCSDGLHGLVADSVVADVLGAESNPDAAAERLIGLANAAGGTDNITALVFDVHDVDLAAATLGDGAAVAAPRVRRRGAPQMVLGTLVLIGAAAVAAVRWTRDSAAPSPDVEQVSTPDTIPDSTELRVIPGASSEVRGDSGPNPQE; from the coding sequence ATGGGACGACGCTACGCCGTGGGAGCGCGGTCGGATACCGGCCAGGCGCGCGAGCGCAACGAAGATGCCTTCGGCCTGTACATGGCCTCTCCGTCGGCGGTCGATCCTGCCTTCGACGCCGTGTTCGTCGTGGCGGATGGGCTCGGCGGGCACTCGGGAGGCGACGAGGCGAGCCGCTTGGTCGTCGAAAGCACCCAGGCCTCCGCTCTGGCCACGGAAGGCCACGGCGTCGATGCGGCACCGTGGCTGCGTCGGCTGTTGGACGAGGTGCATCGGACCCTGCTGGCCGAAGCGGGCGGCGGTGATCGCTCCCAGGCGATGGGCAGCACCGCGACCATCGCGGTGCTGAAGGGCGAAACCCTGACCCTCGGCCACGTGGGAGACACGCGCTGCTACCGCCTCCGGGACGGCACCCTCACACAGATCACCGAGGACCACTCCTGGGTCGCCGAACAACAGCGGGCCGGCGTGCTGAGCCCCGAAGAAGCCGCGGCCTACGAGCACCGCAACTGGCTGACACAGAGTCTGGGCGTGGGTGAACGCCTGGAGATTGCCACCTACCAGGAGACGCTCCAGGTCGGAGACCGCTACCTGCTGTGCAGCGATGGCCTGCACGGCCTCGTGGCCGACTCCGTAGTCGCCGATGTCCTGGGCGCTGAGTCCAATCCGGACGCTGCGGCGGAGCGCCTCATCGGCCTCGCCAATGCCGCAGGCGGGACCGACAACATCACCGCGCTGGTCTTCGACGTCCACGACGTCGACCTGGCTGCCGCCACCCTGGGCGACGGCGCGGCGGTGGCAGCGCCCCGGGTGCGGCGCCGGGGTGCGCCTCAAATGGTGCTCGGTACGCTGGTGTTGATCGGGGCTGCCGCCGTGGCCGCGGTGCGCTGGACCCGCGACAGCGCGGCGCCCAGCCCCGACGTGGAGCAGGTGTCCACCCCCGACACGATCCCCGACTCCACCGAACTGCGCGTGATCCCAGGAGCGTCGAGCGAAGTGCGTGGCGACTCCGGTCCAAACCCTCAGGAGTGA